From the genome of Devriesea agamarum, one region includes:
- a CDS encoding acetolactate synthase large subunit: MPTHNVSGAESLILSLEHAGADVVFGLPGGAILPTYDPLLDARHLRHILVRHEQAAGHAASGYAHATGRVGVCLATSGPGATNLITPIADAQMDSIPMVAITGQVGSSFIGTDAFQEADIVGMTMPVTKHNFLVRDPAQIPTVVKQAFHIASTGRPGVVLVDVTKDAQQAHTTFEWPEDLDLPGYRPAPRPHHKQIREAVRLLAHARRPVFYVGGGVLRARATEQLRALVDLAGAPFVTTLMARGALPDSHPYHLGMPGMHGTVAAVAALQRADLIIALGTRFDDRVTGRLDSFAPHATVVHADVDAAEISKNRHADVPIVGDAKDVITSMTSELRAVLAAEDPRDYEAWWQTLSRLRDTYPMGWTTTADGHTAPQKVISRIGEISGPDSIFVSGVGQHQMWASQFIKYERPYSWINSGGLGTMGYSVPAAMGAKVGCPERTVWSIDGDGCFQMTNQDLATCALNNIPIKVGIINNSSLGMVRQWQNLFYDKRYSHTDLNTGHGTVSIPDFVKLAEAYGCAGLRCERDEDLDATIERAMEINDRPVVVDFRVSADAMVWPMVPSGVSNDEIQIAQGMTPEWERDI; the protein is encoded by the coding sequence ATGCCGACCCACAACGTCAGCGGTGCCGAGAGCCTCATCCTTTCTCTCGAACACGCCGGTGCCGATGTTGTCTTCGGTCTGCCCGGTGGTGCAATTCTGCCGACCTACGACCCCCTTTTAGACGCCAGGCATCTGCGCCATATCCTGGTCCGCCATGAACAAGCAGCGGGACACGCAGCTAGTGGCTACGCACATGCCACCGGTCGGGTCGGGGTGTGTTTGGCAACCTCCGGACCCGGGGCAACCAACCTGATCACGCCGATTGCCGACGCGCAGATGGACTCCATCCCGATGGTGGCTATTACGGGTCAGGTCGGATCCTCCTTTATTGGCACCGATGCTTTCCAGGAGGCCGACATCGTTGGGATGACGATGCCGGTCACCAAACATAATTTCCTCGTGCGTGATCCAGCACAGATTCCCACCGTGGTCAAACAGGCGTTCCACATCGCATCAACGGGACGCCCCGGGGTGGTTTTGGTGGACGTCACGAAGGACGCGCAACAGGCGCACACCACCTTTGAATGGCCGGAGGATCTGGATCTTCCCGGATACCGACCTGCTCCACGCCCCCACCACAAACAGATCCGGGAAGCGGTGCGCCTGCTCGCACATGCTCGGCGCCCAGTGTTTTATGTGGGAGGCGGGGTGCTCAGAGCACGTGCAACCGAGCAGCTTAGGGCGCTTGTTGACCTCGCGGGCGCACCGTTTGTGACCACCTTGATGGCCCGCGGAGCTCTGCCCGACTCCCACCCATATCACCTGGGCATGCCGGGGATGCATGGCACCGTGGCCGCGGTAGCAGCGTTACAGCGCGCAGATTTGATCATTGCGCTCGGAACTCGTTTTGACGACCGCGTCACGGGCCGACTCGATTCCTTCGCCCCCCACGCCACGGTGGTGCACGCAGACGTCGATGCGGCAGAGATTTCCAAGAATCGTCACGCAGACGTTCCGATTGTGGGAGATGCAAAGGATGTCATCACGTCGATGACCTCCGAGCTGCGCGCCGTGCTCGCGGCAGAGGATCCGCGCGACTACGAGGCGTGGTGGCAAACACTGTCGAGGCTGCGTGATACCTACCCGATGGGCTGGACGACAACAGCAGACGGACACACCGCTCCGCAGAAGGTGATTTCCCGCATTGGCGAGATATCTGGGCCAGACTCGATTTTCGTATCAGGCGTGGGACAGCACCAGATGTGGGCGAGTCAGTTCATCAAATACGAGCGCCCGTACAGCTGGATCAATTCCGGTGGACTAGGGACGATGGGATATTCGGTGCCGGCGGCGATGGGGGCGAAAGTGGGGTGTCCTGAGCGCACGGTCTGGTCGATTGACGGTGACGGATGTTTCCAGATGACGAATCAAGATCTCGCGACCTGTGCGTTAAACAATATTCCGATTAAGGTCGGGATCATCAATAACTCATCGCTGGGAATGGTGCGCCAATGGCAAAACCTGTTTTACGACAAGCGGTATTCCCACACGGATTTGAATACCGGTCATGGAACGGTGTCCATTCCCGACTTCGTGAAGCTCGCTGAAGCCTACGGCTGTGCGGGTCTTCGCTGTGAGCGCGATGAAGATCTGGATGCCACGATTGAGCGGGCGATGGAGATTAATGATCGTCCGGTTGTGGTGGACTTCCGGGTGAGTGCAGATGCGATGGTGTGGCCCATGGTTCCATCCGGGGTCTCTAATGACGAGATCCAGATCGCTCAGGGCATGACTCCGGAATGGGAGCGCGACATTTGA
- the ligA gene encoding NAD-dependent DNA ligase LigA, producing MSKTPRAHDIVSSDSSDAAGNPDSASVSEEAGGTDPGTPSRTGDPRHGRHAQERIAELIAQIEQARIEYYEHDAPTLADAEYDALERELRELEAAHPELAREDSPTKTVGGSVSEAFAPVTHLERMLSLDNAFSEQDVQAWAERVENQVGEEVRYLTELKIDGLAVDLVYEKGHLIRAATRGDGRVGEDVTANVRTIATIPHQLETDNPPDILEVRGEVFFPVAAFEELNERQREAGKPPFANPRNTAAGSLRQKNPAVTASRALAAYVHGVGMHDGVALASQSEVYEQLAAWGLPTSPHTRVLSALDEVLAFIADSGEHRHDVEHEIDGIVVKVDSFAQQRVLGSTSRAPRWAIAYKYPPEEVTTKLVDIQVDVGRTGRVTPFAVMEPVTVAGSTVERATLHNQFEVQRKGVLIGDTVILRKAGDVIPEVLGPVTALRDGTERPFVMPTRCPSCGSVIGPSRAGDKDWRCPNARLCPAQIVERVFALAGRGAFDIEALGWEAAIALTDPDRGRPADADADQFPPAQPVLRGEARLFDLTAEDLAGVEVWRERKKQGIAQAPAREPYFWTKSTAKTPSKPRANTKKLLQELEKAKSQPLWRVIVALSIRHVGPTAARALATKYRSLDAIQKAPVEDLAETDGVGGVIAESIRDWFTEDWHLDLVKAWRSAGVRMADEQDDAVDRTLEGLTIVVTGGLDGLTRDSAKEAIIVRGGKASGSVSKKTDFVVVGENAGSKETKARELGLRILDEENFVALLAGGPEAVRSVGAAASPEGAQTS from the coding sequence GTGAGTAAAACGCCCCGTGCCCATGACATCGTGTCGTCGGATTCATCGGATGCAGCAGGCAACCCTGATTCGGCTAGTGTTTCTGAGGAAGCTGGCGGAACTGATCCAGGTACACCCTCACGCACTGGGGATCCACGCCATGGTCGACACGCTCAAGAGCGCATTGCCGAACTGATAGCTCAGATCGAGCAGGCCCGCATCGAGTACTACGAACACGACGCGCCCACACTCGCCGACGCCGAATACGATGCGCTTGAACGAGAGCTGCGCGAATTGGAAGCGGCGCACCCGGAGCTTGCCCGCGAGGACTCTCCGACCAAAACCGTCGGCGGCAGCGTATCGGAAGCCTTCGCTCCGGTGACGCACCTGGAACGGATGCTGAGCTTAGATAATGCGTTTTCGGAGCAGGATGTTCAGGCCTGGGCAGAGCGGGTTGAAAACCAGGTCGGTGAAGAGGTCCGCTACCTCACGGAATTGAAGATTGACGGTCTCGCGGTCGATCTTGTCTATGAAAAAGGCCATCTCATTCGGGCCGCTACCCGTGGTGATGGACGCGTGGGGGAGGACGTGACCGCCAACGTCCGCACGATCGCCACCATTCCGCACCAGCTCGAGACCGACAATCCTCCGGACATTCTGGAAGTGCGCGGAGAGGTGTTTTTCCCCGTGGCCGCGTTCGAGGAGCTCAATGAACGTCAGCGCGAAGCAGGAAAGCCGCCCTTTGCGAATCCGCGAAACACCGCTGCCGGATCGCTTCGCCAAAAAAACCCGGCGGTGACCGCTTCGCGCGCGCTCGCCGCGTACGTGCACGGGGTGGGGATGCACGACGGGGTTGCTTTGGCGAGTCAATCCGAAGTGTATGAACAGTTAGCGGCCTGGGGGCTGCCGACGTCGCCACATACTCGGGTGCTCAGCGCATTGGATGAGGTCCTGGCCTTTATCGCCGATAGTGGCGAACACCGTCACGATGTGGAACACGAAATTGACGGCATTGTGGTCAAAGTTGATTCCTTTGCTCAGCAGCGAGTCCTGGGCTCCACCTCACGGGCGCCGCGCTGGGCCATTGCCTACAAATATCCCCCCGAAGAGGTCACGACCAAGCTGGTGGATATTCAAGTTGATGTAGGGCGCACCGGCAGGGTGACGCCGTTTGCGGTGATGGAACCGGTGACGGTGGCGGGTTCTACCGTGGAACGGGCCACTTTGCACAATCAGTTTGAAGTGCAGCGCAAAGGGGTCTTAATCGGTGACACCGTGATCTTGCGCAAAGCGGGAGATGTGATTCCCGAGGTTTTGGGGCCGGTAACCGCGTTACGGGATGGCACTGAACGGCCCTTTGTGATGCCTACGCGGTGCCCGTCGTGCGGCAGTGTGATCGGTCCCAGCCGGGCCGGGGACAAAGACTGGCGGTGCCCCAATGCGAGGTTGTGTCCGGCGCAGATTGTTGAACGCGTGTTCGCTTTGGCCGGACGCGGAGCATTCGACATCGAGGCGCTTGGCTGGGAAGCGGCCATTGCGCTGACCGACCCCGACCGGGGCCGGCCTGCGGATGCGGATGCTGATCAGTTCCCGCCTGCCCAGCCGGTGCTGCGCGGGGAGGCGCGGCTATTTGATCTGACCGCCGAGGATCTGGCGGGTGTTGAAGTGTGGCGAGAACGCAAGAAGCAGGGCATTGCGCAAGCACCTGCCCGAGAGCCGTATTTTTGGACGAAGAGCACCGCAAAAACTCCGTCGAAACCCAGGGCAAATACGAAGAAGCTGCTTCAGGAGTTAGAAAAAGCGAAGTCGCAGCCGCTATGGCGGGTGATTGTGGCTCTATCGATCCGTCATGTTGGTCCCACGGCGGCGCGTGCGCTCGCCACAAAGTACCGCAGTCTCGACGCGATCCAAAAGGCCCCGGTCGAGGATCTTGCGGAGACCGATGGTGTGGGCGGTGTGATCGCCGAGTCTATTCGCGACTGGTTTACCGAAGATTGGCACCTTGACCTGGTGAAGGCGTGGCGTTCCGCCGGGGTGCGCATGGCCGATGAGCAGGATGATGCGGTAGATCGAACCCTTGAGGGGCTGACCATTGTGGTGACCGGCGGTCTCGATGGTCTCACCCGCGACAGCGCCAAAGAAGCGATCATTGTGCGCGGCGGGAAAGCCTCAGGTTCGGTATCGAAAAAAACCGACTTTGTGGTGGTTGGAGAAAACGCCGGCTCTAAGGAAACTAAAGCCCGGGAGCTTGGGCTTCGCATTTTGGATGAGGAGAATTTTGTGGCCCTTTTAGCGGGCGGCCCCGAGGCGGTGAGGTCCGTCGGCGCCGCTGCGTCGCCAGAGGGAGCGCAAACTTCCTGA
- the gatC gene encoding Asp-tRNA(Asn)/Glu-tRNA(Gln) amidotransferase subunit GatC produces the protein MPAIDRDAVARLADLARIQLTDDEIARYAGEFDAIMNAVASVSEVATADVPATSHPIPLTNVMREDVVTQTLTQEEALSGAPEVVDGRFAVPQILGEE, from the coding sequence ATGCCTGCGATTGATCGAGACGCCGTCGCGCGTTTGGCAGACCTGGCACGGATTCAGCTCACTGATGACGAGATTGCCCGCTACGCGGGTGAGTTTGACGCCATCATGAATGCTGTTGCGTCTGTGTCTGAGGTTGCCACCGCCGACGTTCCCGCCACTAGCCACCCAATTCCGCTGACCAATGTGATGCGTGAAGACGTCGTGACCCAAACCTTGACTCAGGAGGAGGCCCTGTCCGGGGCACCTGAAGTGGTTGACGGACGCTTTGCCGTACCGCAGATCTTGGGGGAGGAGTAG
- a CDS encoding rhomboid-like protein, producing MHHLATATIILGLLIAVSLSYGWALTAPLARAWQRHGGFVRWYVTSAPVTFVYLLILAITTWVLLGMPHEIRRLYITAQSTNLQHLTSDPIRVLIRSAFFVSKSELLAWIALFALVLAPAERWLGSGRVIVAFAVGHVGATALTALDIWVRIKWLNAPVTLWTVQDTGVSYGFACLAGLMLFRLRGRSRLIWGAILAAVVIYGLWPGSTFTDLGHACAIIIGLCLMPVTLPASVKARMSPSGSLRSLWRRSGADGPHRLGAAR from the coding sequence GTGCACCATCTCGCCACCGCCACGATCATCCTCGGGCTATTGATCGCGGTATCACTCTCGTACGGCTGGGCTTTGACCGCTCCCTTGGCGCGCGCATGGCAACGCCACGGAGGCTTTGTGAGGTGGTATGTCACCAGCGCACCGGTGACCTTCGTCTACCTTCTGATCCTCGCCATCACCACCTGGGTGCTGCTGGGAATGCCCCATGAGATCCGACGGCTTTACATCACGGCCCAGTCCACCAATCTCCAGCACCTCACCTCCGACCCGATCCGAGTGCTGATCCGCAGCGCATTCTTCGTGTCGAAATCAGAACTCTTAGCTTGGATCGCCCTGTTTGCGCTGGTGCTCGCCCCGGCTGAACGTTGGCTCGGCAGCGGGCGCGTGATTGTCGCTTTTGCGGTGGGGCATGTCGGCGCGACCGCCCTGACCGCCCTCGATATCTGGGTTCGGATCAAATGGCTCAACGCTCCGGTCACACTATGGACTGTTCAAGACACCGGCGTGAGCTACGGATTCGCATGCTTAGCCGGCCTGATGCTGTTCCGTCTGCGCGGGCGAAGCCGTTTAATCTGGGGCGCAATTCTGGCCGCGGTGGTCATCTACGGGCTGTGGCCTGGGTCGACCTTTACCGACCTTGGACACGCCTGCGCCATTATTATCGGCCTGTGTCTGATGCCGGTGACGCTTCCAGCCTCAGTGAAAGCTCGAATGAGCCCGTCAGGAAGTTTGCGCTCCCTCTGGCGACGCAGCGGCGCCGACGGACCTCACCGCCTCGGGGCCGCCCGCTAA
- the gatB gene encoding Asp-tRNA(Asn)/Glu-tRNA(Gln) amidotransferase subunit GatB translates to MNTTTLVDYDDATTRYDPVLGIEVHVELGTATKMFDGAPNIFAAEPNTAITPVSLGLPGTLPVVNRAAVEYAIRIGLALNCQIAETCRFARKQYFYPDLTKNFQTSQYDEPIAFDGYVDVELSDGEIVRVEIERAHMEEDAGKNTHIGGATGRIQGATHSLVDYNRAGVPLVEIVTRPITGVGARAPEVAAAYVRTLRDIFRALDVSEARMERGNVRADVNVSLRPSPEAPLGTRTETKNVNSFRSIERTVRFEISRQAGILDAGETVIQETRHFHEDTGSTSSGRVKSDAEDYRYFPEPDLVPVAPSREWVEQIRAALPELPADRRRRLLREWGFSDLEMRDVINAGALDLIEQTVSAGCAPQAARKWWMGELARTAKETDRDLDALPIVPSQIAQLQGLIDEKKINDKIAKKVLGMVLTEGEDPVVIVDREGLAVISDDSVLISAVDEAIAANPAVVENIRGGKMQAVGALIGPIMKATRGQADGGRVREIILDRLGIQG, encoded by the coding sequence ATGAACACGACGACTCTGGTCGATTACGACGATGCCACCACGCGCTATGACCCGGTGCTCGGAATTGAAGTGCATGTTGAGCTCGGTACAGCAACCAAAATGTTCGATGGCGCTCCGAATATATTCGCTGCGGAGCCGAACACGGCGATCACTCCGGTCTCGCTTGGCCTTCCTGGAACTCTTCCGGTGGTCAACCGGGCCGCAGTGGAGTATGCGATCCGGATTGGCTTGGCCTTGAACTGTCAGATCGCTGAGACCTGCCGTTTCGCGCGCAAGCAGTATTTTTACCCGGATCTGACGAAGAATTTCCAAACTTCTCAGTATGACGAGCCCATTGCCTTTGACGGTTACGTGGATGTTGAACTGAGTGACGGCGAAATCGTCCGGGTGGAGATCGAACGCGCCCACATGGAAGAAGACGCTGGTAAGAACACCCATATCGGTGGCGCGACCGGACGCATCCAAGGCGCTACTCATTCGCTCGTGGACTACAACCGTGCCGGGGTTCCCCTGGTTGAGATTGTGACGCGCCCCATTACCGGGGTCGGCGCGCGTGCTCCCGAAGTTGCCGCCGCGTATGTGCGCACCTTGCGGGATATTTTCCGGGCGCTGGATGTGTCCGAAGCGCGTATGGAACGAGGCAATGTTCGCGCCGATGTGAACGTGTCTTTGCGTCCGTCGCCTGAGGCACCTTTGGGCACGCGCACGGAAACCAAGAATGTGAACTCGTTCCGCTCGATTGAGCGCACCGTCCGGTTTGAGATTTCCCGGCAAGCGGGGATTCTCGATGCCGGGGAGACGGTTATTCAGGAAACCCGGCATTTCCACGAAGACACGGGATCCACCTCTTCTGGCCGTGTGAAGTCGGATGCCGAGGATTACCGTTATTTCCCGGAGCCCGATTTGGTGCCGGTGGCACCGAGTCGGGAATGGGTTGAGCAGATCCGTGCAGCTCTACCCGAGCTACCTGCGGATCGGCGGCGTCGGCTGCTTCGTGAGTGGGGTTTTAGTGACCTTGAAATGCGCGATGTGATTAACGCCGGAGCACTCGATTTGATTGAACAGACGGTGTCGGCGGGCTGTGCCCCGCAGGCGGCCCGTAAGTGGTGGATGGGCGAACTGGCCCGCACCGCGAAGGAAACGGATCGCGACCTGGATGCGCTTCCGATTGTTCCGAGCCAGATCGCACAGTTGCAGGGGTTGATCGACGAGAAGAAGATCAACGACAAAATCGCGAAAAAGGTCCTCGGCATGGTGTTGACCGAGGGCGAGGATCCGGTGGTGATCGTTGATCGCGAAGGTCTCGCGGTCATCTCTGATGATTCGGTGCTGATCAGTGCGGTTGACGAGGCGATTGCCGCTAACCCGGCGGTGGTCGAGAATATCCGCGGTGGAAAGATGCAGGCGGTCGGGGCGCTAATTGGCCCGATTATGAAGGCCACTCGCGGTCAGGCTGATGGCGGACGCGTTCGGGAAATCATCCTGGACCGGCTCGGCATTCAGGGCTAA
- the gatA gene encoding Asp-tRNA(Asn)/Glu-tRNA(Gln) amidotransferase subunit GatA, with protein sequence MAASQELTRLSACDTAQALRAGEVSALEVTDAHLERIAALDGTLNAFLHVNADDARATAKDVDARRSAGEDLAPLAGVPIAIKDVVVTKGMPTTAGSKILEGWMPPYDATLVTKIRQAKLPILGKTNMDEFAMGSSTETSAYGPTRNPWDIERIPGGSGGGSSAAVAGFLAPLAIGTDTGGSIRQPAAVTGTVGVKPTYGGVSRYGLIAMASSLDQAGPCTRTVADAAALHDLIGGHDPLDSTSISSPWASFTEAAQRRDVKGLRIGVIEDMEGEGFQPDVQTRFSEAIAMLEDAGAQITRVSCPHFKYALGAYYLIMPSEASSNLAKFDGMRYGLRVVPEDHPIAERVMAATRGAGFGAEVKRRILLGTYALSAGYYDAYYGSAQKVRTLIQRDFASAFENVDVLASPTAPTTAFKLGEKLSDPLAMYMNDIATIPANLAGVPGLSLPSGLASDGLPVGIQFLAPAMADERLYSVGGALEALLEDTWGGPLLSQAPAIPTATDVTPAGDAK encoded by the coding sequence ATGGCTGCATCACAGGAACTCACCCGTCTCAGCGCGTGTGACACGGCGCAGGCACTGCGTGCCGGCGAGGTCAGTGCGTTGGAGGTTACCGATGCACACTTGGAGCGCATTGCCGCCCTTGACGGTACATTGAATGCGTTTCTCCACGTCAACGCCGATGATGCTCGGGCCACCGCAAAGGATGTGGATGCTCGTCGCAGTGCGGGGGAAGATCTCGCGCCGCTTGCGGGGGTGCCCATCGCCATTAAGGACGTGGTGGTGACCAAAGGTATGCCCACTACCGCGGGGTCAAAGATCCTCGAAGGCTGGATGCCGCCGTATGACGCCACCTTGGTCACCAAGATCCGGCAGGCGAAGCTACCCATTCTCGGCAAAACCAATATGGATGAATTTGCCATGGGTTCCTCCACGGAGACCAGCGCCTATGGCCCGACCCGAAATCCGTGGGATATCGAACGCATCCCGGGAGGTTCCGGCGGCGGTTCGTCTGCGGCTGTCGCGGGTTTCTTGGCTCCGCTGGCGATTGGAACAGATACCGGAGGCTCTATCCGGCAGCCCGCTGCGGTCACCGGAACGGTGGGCGTGAAGCCTACCTACGGCGGGGTGTCCCGTTACGGGTTGATCGCTATGGCTTCGTCCTTGGATCAGGCAGGTCCCTGCACCCGTACGGTCGCCGACGCTGCTGCCCTGCACGATCTCATCGGCGGCCACGACCCCTTGGATTCGACCTCGATTTCCTCCCCCTGGGCGTCCTTTACTGAGGCTGCCCAGCGCCGTGATGTGAAGGGTCTGCGGATCGGGGTGATCGAGGATATGGAGGGCGAAGGTTTCCAGCCCGACGTTCAAACCCGGTTTAGCGAAGCAATCGCCATGCTTGAAGACGCGGGTGCGCAGATCACCCGGGTGTCCTGCCCACACTTTAAGTACGCGCTGGGCGCCTACTACCTGATCATGCCGTCGGAAGCATCGAGCAATCTCGCAAAGTTTGACGGCATGCGTTACGGCTTGCGCGTCGTTCCGGAGGATCACCCGATCGCTGAGCGAGTTATGGCCGCCACGCGCGGGGCAGGATTCGGGGCTGAGGTTAAGCGCCGTATCTTGCTGGGCACCTATGCGCTGTCTGCGGGTTATTACGACGCGTATTACGGCAGCGCCCAGAAGGTACGCACTTTGATTCAGCGTGATTTTGCGTCGGCATTTGAGAATGTCGATGTCCTGGCATCGCCCACAGCGCCTACCACCGCTTTCAAGCTCGGAGAAAAACTGTCGGACCCGCTGGCTATGTATATGAATGACATTGCCACAATCCCCGCGAACCTCGCCGGGGTGCCGGGGCTGTCTTTGCCCTCGGGGCTGGCCTCTGACGGTCTCCCGGTCGGAATCCAGTTCCTCGCCCCGGCTATGGCCGATGAGCGTCTATACAGCGTGGGCGGTGCGCTGGAGGCATTGCTGGAGGATACATGGGGTGGCCCGCTGCTGTCTCAGGCCCCTGCCATCCCGACCGCGACGGACGTTACCCCCGCAGGAGACGCGAAATGA
- a CDS encoding alanine/glycine:cation symporter family protein yields MPTGSIDQIIENVFGPVATVLSNIVFFAPKIGGVEIPLIVVWLMIGAIFLTVWLRFQPITGLIHSLHVIRGRFTRKTDPGEVSSFQALATELSGTVGLGNIAGVAVAISVGGPGAALWIIIFGFFAMSMKMAEATLGVKYREVDEDGRTAGGPMYYLKNGLAEIGRKRTGAVLAGLYAVFTLVGVFGAGNLFQGNQAATIIADQTGSTFLIDNRWIIGVVMAVFAAVVILGGITSIAKWTSKITPLMAVVYIGCVLAVLVANISHLPHAVVTIFTGALTADGVAGGAIGVAVVGIQRALFSNAAGVGTAGMAHSAVKTKDPATEGFTAMWEPLVDSIIVCTLTALAITVTGAYQGGGAGSDGIAMTSAAFGTVASWFPIVLTVAVALFAFSTVLSYAYYGQLAAAYLFGRGRVVEKVFQICWIVAVVVGAAISLDSVIAFSDAMFFLMTIPNLIGLYALSKILRLEILRHRKRVEVGTIEQVPSELAVGMGDHEPTDAQVRAAEREEREFADHVDEVKAALEADPDFPVPPAGDDVADGASVRDGRAKEGQAHEDLAQESPVKDN; encoded by the coding sequence GTGCCTACAGGATCCATCGACCAGATCATAGAGAACGTCTTCGGCCCAGTGGCAACGGTGCTATCCAATATCGTGTTCTTCGCGCCGAAGATTGGCGGCGTCGAGATTCCGCTGATTGTCGTCTGGCTCATGATCGGCGCCATCTTCCTCACGGTGTGGCTGCGATTTCAGCCGATCACAGGGTTGATTCATTCGCTGCACGTGATCCGGGGGCGTTTTACACGGAAAACAGATCCCGGTGAGGTGAGCTCGTTTCAGGCGCTGGCTACCGAGTTATCGGGAACAGTGGGGCTGGGCAATATTGCCGGTGTGGCGGTCGCGATCTCGGTCGGAGGTCCCGGTGCTGCTTTATGGATCATCATCTTCGGGTTCTTTGCGATGAGTATGAAGATGGCTGAAGCGACTCTCGGGGTGAAATACCGGGAAGTTGACGAGGACGGTCGCACCGCTGGTGGTCCTATGTACTACCTGAAGAACGGTCTTGCTGAGATTGGGCGCAAACGGACCGGCGCTGTGCTGGCTGGGCTGTATGCGGTGTTCACCTTGGTCGGGGTATTCGGTGCAGGGAACCTCTTCCAGGGGAACCAGGCGGCGACCATCATTGCCGATCAGACCGGTTCCACATTTTTGATAGATAACCGCTGGATTATCGGCGTGGTGATGGCCGTGTTTGCTGCGGTAGTGATCCTCGGTGGTATTACATCGATCGCCAAGTGGACCTCGAAGATCACCCCGCTCATGGCTGTGGTGTACATCGGGTGTGTGCTTGCGGTGTTGGTAGCAAACATAAGCCACCTTCCGCATGCGGTGGTCACGATCTTCACGGGTGCGTTAACGGCCGACGGGGTGGCAGGGGGCGCTATCGGCGTGGCTGTGGTCGGTATTCAACGGGCTTTGTTCTCGAATGCTGCGGGTGTGGGAACGGCTGGAATGGCTCACTCAGCTGTGAAGACGAAAGACCCGGCCACCGAGGGATTTACCGCGATGTGGGAGCCGCTGGTCGATTCGATTATCGTATGCACGCTCACCGCGCTCGCGATTACCGTGACCGGTGCGTACCAGGGTGGGGGCGCTGGTAGCGACGGTATTGCGATGACGTCGGCGGCATTTGGCACTGTCGCGTCATGGTTTCCGATTGTGCTCACGGTGGCGGTGGCCCTGTTCGCGTTTTCGACGGTGCTGTCCTACGCCTATTACGGGCAGCTTGCGGCGGCCTATCTTTTCGGGCGGGGGCGCGTAGTCGAGAAGGTATTCCAGATCTGCTGGATTGTGGCTGTGGTCGTCGGGGCCGCGATTTCATTGGATTCGGTGATTGCTTTTTCCGATGCGATGTTCTTCCTCATGACCATCCCCAACCTGATCGGTTTGTATGCGCTGTCGAAGATCTTGCGATTGGAAATTTTGCGGCACCGTAAACGGGTTGAGGTCGGGACAATCGAGCAGGTTCCTAGCGAGTTAGCGGTCGGGATGGGCGATCATGAGCCGACCGATGCCCAGGTGCGGGCCGCTGAGCGCGAAGAGCGCGAGTTCGCTGATCACGTTGACGAGGTAAAAGCCGCATTGGAAGCTGACCCGGATTTTCCGGTGCCTCCGGCTGGCGATGACGTGGCTGATGGGGCCTCAGTGAGAGATGGCCGTGCCAAAGAGGGGCAGGCTCACGAGGACTTGGCTCAAGAAAGCCCCGTGAAGGACAACTAA